The following proteins are co-located in the Gloeocapsa sp. PCC 7428 genome:
- a CDS encoding response regulator, giving the protein MTGSTQPLLLIEDSDEDFAAFERILRKASITNTIYRCVDGDEALDFLHHKGQYSNSKAPRPGIILLDLNLPGTDGREVLEQIKQDNELKMIPVVVFTTSSNPKDIEVCYRYGVNGYIIKPIDVKKLMRTVQVLIDYWFEAVILPNSVRG; this is encoded by the coding sequence ATGACAGGATCAACTCAACCATTACTCTTAATTGAAGATAGCGATGAAGATTTTGCAGCGTTTGAAAGAATTCTCCGCAAAGCATCAATTACAAACACTATCTATCGGTGTGTTGATGGAGATGAGGCTTTAGATTTCCTCCATCATAAAGGGCAATATAGTAACTCAAAAGCACCGCGACCAGGCATTATTCTTCTCGATCTTAACTTGCCAGGAACCGATGGTAGAGAAGTTTTAGAACAAATTAAGCAAGATAACGAACTCAAGATGATTCCGGTTGTAGTGTTTACCACTTCTTCTAATCCAAAGGATATCGAAGTCTGTTATCGCTATGGAGTTAACGGTTATATCATAAAACCAATTGATGTCAAAAAATTGATGCGAACTGTCCAAGTTTTAATCGATTACTGGTTTGAAGCAGTCATTCTTCCTAACTCAGTAAGAGGATAA
- a CDS encoding N-methylglutamate synthase subunit A: MCGIAGIIYRQPELYKNLGNDLLRLIQPLETRGPDSCGVGVYGSATHQLKILLFAAEDVSWEEVKHWWEKQTKVIEFDAIANGRRIILDTTDKPLNLAQIKRHLAISFPQVHLMSTGQLLEIYKEVGTAENLFQKYQLNNFTGSHGIGHTRMATESIVDTYHSHPFTSAPDLCIVHNGQISNYYKLRFTLEKKGIVFETDNDSEAIAHYIRYQLLQGYSLEQSLQNLLNDIDGTYTFLVATTDKIALVRDKFAAKPAVIYETPEMVAIASEYRCFLNLPHYNPNAKISEPDAGEIKTWSTTNKPTPHLELV; this comes from the coding sequence GTGTGTGGTATAGCAGGAATTATTTATCGTCAACCAGAACTATACAAGAATTTAGGTAACGATCTCTTAAGATTAATTCAACCACTTGAAACACGAGGACCTGATTCTTGTGGAGTAGGAGTTTATGGATCAGCAACGCATCAATTAAAAATTCTGTTATTTGCTGCGGAAGATGTCTCTTGGGAAGAAGTAAAACACTGGTGGGAAAAGCAAACTAAAGTTATTGAATTTGATGCGATCGCGAACGGTAGGCGGATCATTCTAGACACAACAGATAAGCCATTAAATTTAGCACAGATTAAGCGACACTTAGCGATTTCTTTTCCGCAAGTACATTTGATGAGTACAGGGCAGCTATTAGAAATATACAAAGAAGTTGGCACAGCAGAAAACTTATTTCAGAAGTACCAATTAAACAACTTTACCGGAAGTCATGGAATCGGACACACGCGCATGGCAACCGAATCAATTGTCGATACGTATCACTCGCATCCCTTCACCTCAGCACCCGATTTATGCATTGTGCATAACGGACAAATTTCAAATTACTACAAACTGCGATTCACTTTAGAAAAAAAAGGCATCGTGTTTGAAACTGACAACGATTCAGAAGCGATCGCACACTACATCCGCTACCAACTTCTGCAAGGCTACTCGCTCGAACAATCCCTGCAAAATCTCCTCAACGACATCGACGGTACATACACATTTCTCGTCGCCACCACTGATAAAATTGCACTTGTCCGCGACAAATTCGCCGCCAAACCAGCAGTTATCTATGAAACGCCAGAAATGGTTGCGATCGCCTCCGAATACCGCTGCTTCCTCAACCTCCCTCACTACAACCCCAACGCCAAAATCTCCGAACCCGACGCCGGAGAAATCAAAACTTGGTCAACCACCAACAAACCAACTCCACACCTAGAACTCGTATAA
- a CDS encoding FAD-binding oxidoreductase — MVETADIVVVGGGCIGASVALYLAQNHAGKVVLLEQKELANGASGKGIGIIRTHYTHPVLAELAYLSQQRFHNFKELYGGYDSGFNPCGYFVLVGESDVATLNAVVQMHQSMNIKVDLMDLQQVQAQIPHLNLNDVAAVAYEPHSGYGSPPQTTLAFAQRATDLGVEVLTHTPVKDIQLDAAGKIQGIMTTQGAIATRTVIDCVGPWARKFTQNLGLEFPVHPVVEHVVVVQRPVEFLQNHPVVSDLVNLCYSRSDTQQPLTRIGNSDPKYHPQFMLKDADDFHGQIYPQITEELHQKLIQRYPILEKGKVVEKYSGIWGVTPDYQPIIDHLNHIPGLYCAVGFSGHGYKLSPIIGELISQFILGDRSRIDKLNLFRFSRFQEGALITSPISYGKAKGLR; from the coding sequence ATGGTTGAGACAGCAGATATTGTTGTAGTTGGTGGAGGGTGTATTGGCGCATCAGTTGCGTTGTACTTGGCACAAAATCACGCGGGTAAGGTAGTACTGCTAGAACAAAAAGAACTCGCGAATGGTGCATCGGGTAAGGGTATCGGGATTATCCGTACGCACTACACACACCCTGTTTTAGCCGAACTAGCCTATCTGTCTCAACAACGCTTTCACAATTTTAAAGAACTCTATGGTGGTTACGACAGTGGGTTTAATCCTTGCGGTTACTTCGTGTTAGTCGGAGAATCGGATGTCGCCACGCTCAACGCTGTTGTGCAAATGCATCAATCAATGAATATCAAGGTTGATTTGATGGATTTACAGCAAGTGCAAGCACAAATTCCTCACCTCAACCTTAACGATGTCGCTGCTGTAGCGTATGAACCACACTCAGGTTATGGTAGTCCACCGCAAACAACACTGGCGTTTGCCCAACGCGCCACAGATTTGGGGGTAGAAGTGCTGACACATACGCCTGTTAAAGATATCCAGTTGGATGCAGCAGGCAAAATTCAAGGTATTATGACTACTCAAGGGGCGATCGCTACGCGTACCGTTATTGATTGTGTTGGTCCTTGGGCAAGAAAATTCACGCAAAATTTGGGGTTAGAATTTCCTGTTCATCCGGTTGTGGAACACGTTGTTGTTGTTCAAAGACCAGTCGAATTTTTGCAAAATCATCCTGTTGTGTCTGACTTGGTAAATCTCTGCTATTCGCGTTCCGATACGCAGCAACCATTAACGCGAATTGGCAATTCTGACCCTAAATATCATCCGCAATTCATGTTAAAAGATGCTGATGATTTTCACGGGCAAATTTATCCGCAAATTACTGAAGAATTACATCAAAAACTCATTCAACGCTATCCAATTCTCGAAAAAGGCAAAGTTGTTGAGAAGTATTCGGGAATCTGGGGCGTTACACCCGATTATCAACCGATTATCGACCACCTCAACCATATTCCAGGCTTATACTGTGCCGTCGGTTTTAGCGGTCACGGTTACAAACTCAGTCCAATTATTGGTGAATTGATCAGTCAATTTATTCTCGGCGATCGCTCAAGAATTGATAAGTTAAATCTCTTTCGCTTCAGTCGTTTTCAAGAAGGTGCCTTAATTACTTCACCCATCAGTTATGGAAAAGCAAAAGGATTGCGCTGA
- a CDS encoding glutamate synthase: MHQTIFQQTRIDCTNLTTREINQKLKALASESIPTVKLLNPAGRHNLAVGITQNIAISIEGPVGYYCGGLSENINIEVFGDCGWSVGENLMSGNITIHGNASANAAASAHGGKICILGHAGPRAGISLKGATIIVTGNVGYGSAFMMQQGCMIVCGNAGANLADSIYDGTIFVGGEINSLGADAKLEPMNDADWQLLEQELSALSISARDYNFKKVVCAKQLYHFKAKDWANY, translated from the coding sequence ATGCACCAAACAATCTTCCAACAAACCCGAATCGACTGCACCAACCTCACCACCCGTGAAATCAATCAAAAACTCAAAGCCCTAGCATCCGAAAGCATCCCCACCGTTAAACTCCTCAACCCCGCAGGAAGACATAACCTTGCCGTCGGCATTACGCAAAACATTGCGATCTCAATCGAAGGACCCGTAGGATACTACTGTGGCGGACTAAGCGAGAATATCAACATCGAAGTTTTTGGTGATTGTGGTTGGTCAGTCGGCGAAAATCTCATGAGTGGTAATATTACCATTCACGGCAACGCTTCCGCCAACGCCGCCGCATCTGCCCACGGAGGTAAAATATGCATTCTTGGTCATGCAGGACCGCGCGCCGGAATTTCGCTCAAAGGTGCAACAATCATTGTAACGGGTAATGTCGGCTACGGTTCAGCATTTATGATGCAGCAGGGATGCATGATTGTGTGTGGCAATGCAGGAGCAAATTTAGCCGATTCCATCTACGACGGTACTATATTCGTCGGCGGAGAAATCAACTCATTAGGTGCAGACGCCAAACTTGAACCGATGAACGATGCCGACTGGCAACTTTTAGAACAAGAACTCTCAGCACTTAGTATAAGCGCTAGAGACTACAACTTTAAAAAAGTCGTTTGTGCTAAACAACTGTATCACTTCAAAGCGAAAGATTGGGCGAATTATTAG
- a CDS encoding S-layer homology domain-containing protein, translating into MSKLIKTLIKGAIATPLIAASVYTSSALAQTPNTPAPSNNAQPGCLSGYPDGTFRGDRPVTRYEFAAGLNACLERVNQLIPNRENLATRAEFEALIQRQRELNAEIRELNGRVSDE; encoded by the coding sequence ATGTCCAAGCTCATAAAAACCCTAATAAAAGGTGCGATCGCAACTCCCCTGATTGCAGCAAGCGTGTATACATCAAGCGCTTTAGCCCAAACGCCAAACACCCCAGCCCCAAGCAATAACGCGCAACCAGGTTGCCTTTCAGGGTATCCGGATGGAACGTTTCGAGGCGATCGCCCAGTGACGCGCTACGAATTTGCAGCAGGATTGAATGCTTGCCTAGAACGCGTCAATCAACTGATTCCCAACCGCGAAAACCTGGCAACACGCGCCGAATTTGAAGCCTTAATTCAACGTCAACGCGAACTCAACGCCGAAATTCGCGAACTCAACGGTAGAGTGAGTGATGAGTGA
- a CDS encoding FMN-binding glutamate synthase family protein, with protein sequence MDSEKKVLKTSSTYTPEAIAAIQERAELGRYIIRGYGALRNVPRFDDLVFLTTSLTRLPLEGYREKCTTKTFIGTRYAKRPMELEIPITIAGMSFGALSYNAKVALGRAATLLGTSTTTGDGGMLPAEREASSKLVYQCLPSRYGFNPTDLKKADAIEIVVGQGAKPGGGGLLLGQKVNKVVAGMRTLPEGVDQRSPCRHPDWIGPDDLRIKIEELREATDWEIPIYVKMGATRVKDDVKLAVKAGADAIVLDGMEGGTAATQSIFQEHTGIPTLPALVQAVEALQEIGVYGEVQLIISGGIRSGPDVAKALALGADAVSLGTATLIAMGCNKPVYIEDYHKLGTEPYHCHHCHTGMCPVGITTQDADLMQRLPVDEATTYVANYLQSLVMEVQSLARACGKSNVHNLEREDLVALTLEASAMAKLPLAGTDFIMGQS encoded by the coding sequence ATGGATAGTGAAAAAAAAGTATTAAAAACAAGTAGCACGTATACGCCCGAAGCGATCGCCGCAATTCAAGAACGTGCAGAATTAGGACGCTATATCATTCGCGGGTATGGGGCGCTGCGGAATGTTCCTCGCTTTGACGATCTCGTTTTTCTGACAACTTCCCTCACGCGACTTCCTCTCGAAGGCTACCGCGAGAAATGCACAACGAAAACATTCATTGGTACGCGCTACGCTAAACGCCCGATGGAACTAGAAATTCCGATTACAATTGCCGGAATGAGTTTCGGCGCACTTTCTTACAACGCTAAAGTCGCACTAGGGCGCGCTGCAACCTTACTCGGAACCTCAACAACAACGGGTGATGGTGGAATGCTACCTGCTGAACGCGAAGCTTCCTCTAAGTTAGTTTATCAATGCCTACCCTCGCGTTATGGTTTTAATCCAACCGATTTGAAAAAAGCTGATGCGATTGAAATTGTTGTCGGACAAGGGGCAAAACCTGGCGGTGGTGGTTTACTACTAGGGCAAAAAGTGAATAAAGTTGTCGCTGGAATGCGGACATTACCCGAAGGTGTCGATCAGCGATCGCCGTGTCGTCACCCTGATTGGATTGGTCCTGACGATCTCAGAATAAAAATAGAAGAATTGCGCGAAGCCACTGATTGGGAAATTCCGATTTACGTCAAAATGGGCGCTACCCGCGTTAAAGATGATGTCAAACTTGCGGTCAAAGCGGGTGCAGATGCGATCGTCCTTGATGGGATGGAAGGAGGAACCGCCGCTACGCAAAGCATTTTTCAAGAACACACTGGAATTCCCACGCTTCCAGCGCTGGTGCAAGCTGTAGAAGCTTTACAAGAAATCGGTGTTTATGGAGAAGTACAGTTAATCATTTCCGGTGGTATTCGTTCAGGACCTGATGTTGCTAAAGCCTTAGCTTTAGGCGCAGATGCTGTCAGTTTGGGAACTGCAACTTTAATTGCGATGGGTTGTAATAAACCTGTATATATAGAAGATTACCACAAATTAGGCACTGAACCTTATCACTGTCACCATTGCCATACCGGAATGTGCCCAGTAGGTATCACTACCCAAGACGCAGACTTAATGCAACGGCTACCCGTTGACGAAGCAACAACTTATGTTGCAAATTACTTGCAATCTTTAGTGATGGAAGTGCAAAGTCTAGCCCGCGCTTGCGGTAAATCGAACGTCCACAACCTCGAACGCGAAGACTTAGTTGCACTCACGCTCGAAGCCTCTGCAATGGCAAAACTACCGCTTGCAGGTACAGATTTTATCATGGGGCAGTCGTAG
- a CDS encoding GntR family transcriptional regulator, translating to MTSIVAVNSNLPLHLAISEKLREQILSDEYAPGEQLPSEHQLMLQFNVSRITVRRAIANLVNQGLVISHRGKGVFVKDRKKVTRSLSNPLIFFDEDMARQGSTASIHSLSFDTVVPSPKVCKQLQLEEGTPQVYCQKKVILTDQNPVAVDITYIPFDLGKTFATELQSSLIYPTLDSNGVAIERVETIIECTHATHEVSEYLDIPLGAPLLVNRYVAYTTGDKPVICGETLSRADTLCYSVTLTKQGTTIQVDKET from the coding sequence ATGACATCGATAGTAGCAGTTAATTCCAATCTTCCCTTGCATTTAGCAATTTCAGAAAAGCTACGCGAGCAAATTTTGAGCGATGAATACGCACCAGGAGAGCAACTACCGAGCGAACATCAGTTGATGTTGCAATTTAATGTGAGTCGAATTACTGTGCGCCGCGCGATCGCCAATTTAGTCAATCAAGGGTTAGTGATTTCGCATCGCGGTAAGGGAGTTTTCGTTAAAGATCGAAAGAAGGTGACGCGATCGCTATCAAATCCGTTGATCTTCTTTGATGAAGACATGGCGCGTCAAGGTTCTACCGCTAGTATTCACAGCCTCAGTTTTGATACCGTTGTGCCTTCGCCCAAGGTGTGTAAGCAGTTACAGCTAGAGGAGGGTACACCACAAGTTTATTGCCAGAAAAAGGTCATCCTCACGGATCAAAATCCTGTTGCAGTAGACATTACCTACATTCCTTTTGATTTGGGAAAGACATTTGCAACCGAACTACAATCAAGCTTAATTTACCCGACACTTGATAGCAATGGTGTAGCGATCGAACGCGTGGAAACAATCATTGAATGCACCCATGCGACGCACGAAGTCAGCGAATACTTAGACATCCCTCTAGGTGCGCCGTTGCTTGTCAATCGCTACGTGGCTTATACAACAGGAGACAAACCAGTTATTTGCGGCGAAACGCTTTCACGCGCTGATACTTTGTGCTACTCGGTGACGTTGACAAAGCAGGGCACTACTATTCAGGTTGACAAGGAAACCTAA
- a CDS encoding cytochrome P450 — MDNQILDGPSPSFIQRRINMLRWIFNPLAILEKRYQQYGDVYVVAKNVTPLVVYISNPEALQQIFSAPAGTFDSSGANRVLLPLLGDRSLILLDGVAHQRQRKLLMPPFHGDRLKAYGEIIRDITQQVISRWEVGKPFNVRASMQEISLRVILSAVFGLHQGDRFEELRKLLTRLLDAVGSPISSMLLFFPSLQKDWGVWSPWGRFLNLRSQIDQLIYAEITARRAADVQSDDILSLLLQARDEHDQPMTDRELRDELVTLLFAGHETTASALSWALYWIDHLPEVREKLLQELDTLPPDADPSAVVRLLYLNAVCCETLRIYPIAINTFPRIVRSPIEIMGYHFEPGTLLLPSVYLTHHREDLYPEPKRFKPERFLERQFSPYEYLPFGGGNRRCIGLAFAQFEMKLVLATILAQYDLQLATKTPIKPTRRGLTVAPSGNLRMVVKQVRVQKTPALV, encoded by the coding sequence ATGGATAACCAGATTCTCGACGGTCCCAGCCCATCATTCATACAGCGTAGAATCAATATGCTGCGGTGGATTTTTAATCCGCTAGCAATACTTGAAAAACGCTATCAGCAGTACGGTGACGTTTACGTAGTTGCCAAGAACGTAACACCACTCGTCGTTTACATCAGCAACCCTGAAGCACTCCAGCAAATTTTTAGCGCGCCTGCGGGAACGTTTGATAGTAGTGGTGCAAACCGTGTATTATTACCACTGCTCGGCGATCGCTCATTAATTTTACTCGATGGAGTTGCGCATCAACGCCAGCGCAAGTTATTAATGCCACCCTTTCACGGCGATCGCTTAAAAGCGTATGGCGAGATTATTCGCGATATAACGCAACAAGTTATTAGCCGTTGGGAAGTTGGGAAACCCTTCAACGTCCGCGCGTCGATGCAAGAAATTTCCTTGCGCGTGATTTTGAGTGCTGTGTTTGGCTTACATCAAGGCGATCGCTTTGAGGAACTGAGAAAACTTTTGACACGGCTATTAGACGCGGTAGGTTCTCCGATAAGTTCGATGTTGCTATTTTTCCCCTCACTACAGAAAGATTGGGGCGTATGGAGTCCCTGGGGGCGTTTTTTGAACTTGCGATCGCAAATCGACCAATTAATTTATGCTGAAATTACTGCCCGTCGAGCAGCGGATGTTCAAAGCGATGACATCCTTAGTTTACTCTTACAAGCACGCGACGAACACGATCAACCAATGACCGATCGAGAACTGCGTGACGAACTCGTGACGTTACTATTTGCTGGACATGAAACGACGGCTTCTGCTTTATCATGGGCATTGTACTGGATTGACCACTTACCCGAAGTCCGCGAAAAGTTGTTGCAAGAACTCGATACACTTCCACCTGATGCCGATCCTAGCGCAGTTGTACGGCTACTGTATTTAAATGCGGTTTGCTGCGAAACTTTGCGAATTTATCCAATTGCGATTAATACATTTCCGCGCATTGTGCGATCGCCAATCGAAATTATGGGCTATCACTTTGAACCTGGTACACTGTTACTTCCCTCAGTTTATTTAACGCATCACCGCGAAGATCTCTATCCTGAACCGAAGCGTTTCAAACCCGAACGTTTTCTGGAAAGACAGTTTTCGCCTTATGAATATTTACCGTTTGGTGGTGGAAATCGTCGTTGTATTGGACTAGCGTTTGCACAGTTTGAGATGAAATTGGTTTTAGCAACCATTCTGGCGCAATACGACTTGCAACTCGCAACGAAAACACCGATCAAACCGACTCGTCGAGGGCTTACAGTTGCGCCTTCGGGAAATTTGCGCATGGTTGTGAAGCAAGTGCGGGTGCAAAAAACTCCAGCATTAGTTTAG
- a CDS encoding hybrid sensor histidine kinase/response regulator: protein MVQRRTIVIIDDCQEDRDTYRRYLLKDETYKYDIIGEEYGEDGLELCNSVQPDVILLDFLLPDINGLEFLSQLQLQTGKTNLPVIMLTGQGNEAIAVQAMKSGASDYLVKGETTAESLRIAIHNAIKRTHLQNLLAQSEQRFQTSVETMLDCFGICNSIRDHTGEIIDFTIEYVNAAACAFNRMNASEQIGASLLKLPLFSQAGLFDEMCQVVKTGKPLAKEVLLYADDNQPQIRKALDIRVTQLGDGFAIAWRDITDRKCLEEERAQLLIQEQLARSAAEAANHSKDVFLAMVSHELRNPLTAILMYAQLLQAQKLKEEQISRAYETIERNVRLQKQLIDDLLDVSRIVSGKLHLNMQCVDLVVILQAAIDTVHPLAEAKAIQLELAIAPHQNRHDVATPSVIFFGDATRLQQVFWNLLSNAIKFTPHQGRVQAKLEYSDRAIQITVSDTGQGISPDFLPHVFERFRQADTTRHGGLGLGLAIVNHIVQLHGGFVKVESPGVDQGATFTIEFPKTSTTQTQITSNCLSII from the coding sequence ATGGTACAAAGACGGACAATTGTAATTATTGATGATTGTCAAGAAGATCGAGATACTTATCGCCGTTATTTACTCAAAGATGAGACGTACAAATATGATATTATTGGCGAAGAGTATGGCGAAGATGGCTTAGAATTGTGCAACTCAGTTCAACCAGATGTCATTTTATTAGATTTCTTGCTACCAGATATTAATGGGTTGGAATTCTTGAGTCAGTTGCAGTTGCAAACGGGTAAAACTAACTTACCTGTGATTATGCTCACCGGTCAAGGCAATGAAGCGATCGCCGTCCAAGCGATGAAAAGCGGCGCGTCTGACTACTTAGTTAAGGGAGAAACAACCGCAGAAAGTCTGAGAATCGCAATTCATAACGCGATTAAACGCACGCATCTGCAAAACTTACTTGCCCAAAGCGAACAGCGATTTCAAACTTCTGTCGAAACGATGTTGGATTGTTTTGGAATTTGCAATAGTATCCGCGATCATACTGGTGAAATTATAGATTTTACGATTGAATATGTCAATGCCGCCGCTTGCGCATTTAATAGGATGAACGCCTCCGAACAAATTGGCGCTTCGCTACTGAAGCTACCGCTATTTTCGCAAGCTGGACTGTTTGACGAGATGTGCCAAGTAGTGAAAACAGGCAAACCGTTGGCGAAAGAAGTTCTCTTGTATGCGGATGACAATCAACCGCAGATTCGCAAAGCGTTAGATATCCGCGTGACGCAACTAGGTGACGGTTTTGCGATCGCCTGGCGCGATATTACAGATCGCAAGTGCTTAGAGGAAGAACGCGCGCAATTACTCATACAAGAACAACTCGCACGTAGTGCAGCTGAAGCCGCCAACCACTCGAAAGATGTCTTTCTCGCCATGGTTTCGCACGAGTTGCGTAACCCCTTAACCGCAATCTTGATGTATGCACAGCTACTGCAAGCACAAAAGTTAAAAGAAGAACAAATTTCTCGCGCTTACGAAACAATTGAACGTAACGTCAGGTTACAAAAACAACTGATCGACGATCTACTCGATGTATCGCGCATTGTCTCTGGTAAGCTGCACTTAAATATGCAATGCGTTGATTTGGTTGTTATACTGCAAGCTGCAATCGATACTGTGCATCCACTAGCCGAAGCAAAAGCGATTCAACTGGAACTTGCCATTGCACCGCATCAAAATCGACACGATGTCGCCACTCCTTCAGTAATTTTCTTCGGTGACGCGACGCGCTTACAGCAAGTATTCTGGAACTTACTATCAAATGCAATTAAGTTTACACCACATCAAGGACGCGTTCAAGCCAAATTAGAGTATAGCGATCGCGCGATTCAAATTACCGTCAGCGATACTGGACAAGGAATTAGCCCTGATTTTTTACCACACGTCTTTGAGCGATTTCGCCAAGCCGATACAACACGACACGGTGGATTAGGGTTAGGACTTGCGATCGTCAATCATATTGTGCAACTTCATGGTGGCTTCGTCAAGGTCGAGAGTCCAGGCGTTGACCAAGGCGCAACCTTTACAATCGAATTCCCCAAAACCAGCACCACCCAAACTCAAATCACATCAAATTGTTTATCAATAATTTAA